From Toxorhynchites rutilus septentrionalis strain SRP chromosome 2, ASM2978413v1, whole genome shotgun sequence, a single genomic window includes:
- the LOC129769212 gene encoding charged multivesicular body protein 6, which yields MGNLFGKSTSKTKVSRVTEQDKAILQLKQQRDKLKQYQKRIELQLEKDRELAKKCLASGRKERAKTLLRKKKYQEKLLSNADSQLETIEKLASDIEFAQVETQVIAGLKVGNEALKKVNEILSVEEVEQILDETRDSIDKQQEIDALLNGVLTEEDEDEVLAELDQLIAADDAGKLPDVDIDDRLPEVPEDEPTREKKRKEKDASHASKRVALEA from the exons ATGGGAAACCTTTTCGGAAAATCTACTAGTAAAACGAAAGTCAGCAGAGTCACTGAACAGGACAAAGCGATTCTG CAATTGAAGCAACAAAGGGATAAGTTAAAGCAGTATCAGAAAAGAATCGAGCTTCAGCTGGAGAAAGACAGAGAATTGGCGAAAAAATGTTTAGCTTCTGGACGAAAAGA GCGAGCAAAGACGTTGCTGCGGAAAAAAAAGTACCAGGAAAAGCTACTTTCGAACGCGGACTCGCAGCTGGAAACCATAGAAAAGCTAGCATCGGATATCGAATTCGCCCAAGTAGAAACTCAAGTCATTGCCGGCCTCAAAGTAGGAAACGAAGCCCTGAAAAAAGTCAACGAAATCCTGTCGGTCGAGGAAGTGGAACAAATCCTCGACGAAACTCGCGACAGCATCGACAAGCAGCAAGAGATTGATGCACTGCTCAATGGCGTGCTTACGGAAGAGGACGAAGACGAAGTGCTGGCAGAGCTAGATCAGCTGATAGCGGCTGATGATGCAGGGAAGTTACCGGATGTGGACATCGATGACAGGCTTCCCGAAGTTCCAGAGGATGAACCAACACGCGAGAAGAAACGGAAAGAGAAAG ATGCGAGTCATGCTAGCAAGAGGGTAGCCCTGGAGGCTTGA
- the LOC129769650 gene encoding esterase B1-like → MSIRSFIIDTKYGPVRGTTKQSLLGQQYISFQGIPYARPPIGKLRFKAPIAPEKWTEDLDCSQQCLPCYQFDRRANEIVGSEDSLRINVFTKTINTSNLLPVMVFIYGGSFTEGTSGTELFGPDFLLQKDIVLVSFNYRVGALGFLSCQSPDDEVPGNAGLKDQHMAIKWVVENIAAFGGDPQKITLCGHSAGACSVQYHIISDASKNLFQRAIIMSGSSYSDWALSPQRNWTEKLAKAIGWDGEGNESVALKFLQTAKPEDIVSHQEKLLEPQDRLEGLSIAFGPTIEPYYNDSCIIPKCPLEMARDAWGNNIDVMIGGTSEEGLIILQKVKLQPEIIQNPKLFLDSVPVNLKISTEQREEFANKLKQRYYPDSEPSYENNAGYVNMMSDKIFWHGMNRTILARANEKSSARTYVYRFAVDSDFFNHYRIKFIDPKLRGTSHCDELSYLFSNFTEEVPGEDTFEYRAMQTLVDVFTSFVFKGDPNCEHTAGVSWEPVTQTKPTFKCLNITNDGVAMVDFPDAGRMDLWDSFYVNDSLY, encoded by the exons GCTCCTATTGCTCCAGAAAAGTGGACAGAAGATTTGGACTGCAGTCAGCAATGTCTTCCGTGCTATCAATTCGATCGGCGTGCCAACGAAATCGTTGGAAGCGAAGATAGTCTCAGGATTAACGTTTTTACCAAAACT ATCAACACGAGCAATCTTCTTCCGGTGATGGTTTTTATTTACGGAGGCAGCTTCACAGAGGGAACAAGTGGAACAGAGTTATTCGGACCGGATTTTCTGCTACAGAAAGACATTGTGCTAGTGTCCTTCAACTATCGTGTTGGAGCGCTCGGATTCCTTAGCTGTCAGTCCCCCGACGATGAAGTCCCCGGGAACGCTGGATTGAAGGACCAACACATGGCTATCAAATGGGTTGTGGAAAACATTGCAGCGTTTGGAGGTGATCCACAGAAGATTACACTCTGTGGTCACAGTGCCGGTGCTTGTTCCGTGCAGTATCACATCATATCCGATGCCTCGAAGAATCTGTTCCAGCGAGCCATCATCATGTCCGGCAGTAGCTATAGTGATTGGGCTCTTTCCCCACAGCGCAATTGGACGGAGAAATTGGCAAAGGCCATTGGGTGGGACGGAGAGGGGAATGAATCTGTCGCGCTGAAGTTTTTGCAGACTGCTAAACCTGAGGATATCGTGAGCCACCAGGAAAAGTTACTGGAACCTCAGGATCGGCTGGAGGGGCTTTCCATAGCGTTTGGACCAACCATCGAACCGTACTACAACGATAGTTGTATTATTCCAAAGTGTCCATTAGAAATGGCACGCGATGCGTGGGGCAATAATATTGACGTTATGATTGGTGGAACTTCTGAAGAAGGATTGATTATATTACAAAAAGTTAAACTTCAACCAGAAATTATTCAAAATCCCAAACTATTTCTAGACTCTGTTCCAGTaaatttgaaaatatcaacAGAACAAAGAGAAGAATTCGCCAACAAATTGAAACAACGGTACTATCCTGATAGTGAGCCGTCATACGAGAATAATGCTGGATATGTTAAT ATGATGTCAGATAAAATATTCTGGCACGGCATGAATCGTACCATCTTGGCACGTGCAAACGAGAAATCTTCAGCTCGGACCTATGTATACCGCTtcgcggtcgactcggattTCTTCAATCATTATCGTATTAAATTTATCGATCCAAAGCTACGTGGTACGTCACATTGCGATGAGCTATCATATCTTTTTTCCAACTTCACCGAAGAAGTACCCGGAGAGGATACATTCGAGTATCGCGCCATGCAAACTCTCGTCGATGTGTTCACCTCGTTTGTCTTCAAAGGAGATCCGAACTGTGAACACACAGCAGGTGTTTCCTGGGAACCAGTCACACAAACAAAGCCGACGTTTAAATGCCTCAACATAACCAACGATGGTGTAGCCATGGTTGATTTCCCGGATGCAGGAAGAATGGACCTGTGGGATTCCTTCTATGTGAACGATTCATTATACTGA